A single genomic interval of Lathyrus oleraceus cultivar Zhongwan6 chromosome 7, CAAS_Psat_ZW6_1.0, whole genome shotgun sequence harbors:
- the LOC127107655 gene encoding F-box/kelch-repeat protein At1g80440: MMELISGLPEDVARDCLIRVSYQQFPAVASICKGWKKEIHTPEYHRQRRRTGHAQKVLVMVQARVEPEKTETGSTKRLTNPVYRLSVFEPETCSWSELPAPPGYSSGLPVMCQLACVGYDLVVLGGLDPESWKASNSVFVYNFLSAKWRCGTHMPGGARTFFGCSSDGCRNVFVAGGHDDEKNALRSALVYDVVADEWVELPEMSSERDECKAVFLRGRFAVVGGYKTENQGRFERSAEAFDFMTWKWGQVEEEFLDCATCPMTLVDGGDGGESVYMCCGGELVAMRSHTWQKMGNVPDEIRNVAYVGAFDGFVVVIGSSGYGEVHMGYVFDVMRCNWRKLDYPDGFKGHVQTGCVLEI, translated from the coding sequence ATGATGGAGCTTATTTCGGGTCTACCCGAAGACGTAGCCCGAGACTGTCTAATTCGGGTTTCATACCAACAGTTTCCGGCGGTGGCTTCGATATGTAAAGGGTGGAAGAAAGAGATACATACACCGGAGTATCACCGTCAACGGAGGAGAACAGGACATGCTCAAAAGGTTTTAGTTATGGTTCAAGCACGTGTTGAACCGGAGAAAACAGAAACCGGTTCGACTAAAAGACTTACAAACCCGGTTTACCGGCTTAGTGTATTTGAACCGGAAACTTGTAGCTGGAGTGAGTTACCAGCGCCACCCGGTTATAGTTCAGGGTTACCGGTGATGTGTCAGTTAGCATGCGTGGGTTATGATCTTGTCGTGTTGGGTGGGTTAGATCCGGAATCATGGAAAGCATCGAATTCTGTGTTTGTTTATAATTTCTTGTCGGCGAAGTGGCGTTGTGGGACCCACATGCCAGGTGGAGCTAGAACGTTTTTCGGTTGCTCGTCGGATGGTTGCCGGAATGTTTTTGTCGCCGGTGGTCATGATGATGAGAAAAACGCGCTGAGGTCGGCGTTGGTTTATGATGTTGTGGCGGATGAGTGGGTTGAGCTTCCGGAGATGTCGTCGGAGCGTGATGAGTGTAAGGCGGTGTTCCTCCGTGGGAGGTTTGCGGTCGTCGGTGGTTACAAAACGGAGAATCAAGGGAGATTTGAAAGAAGCGCGGAAGCGTTCGATTTTATGACGTGGAAGTGGGGTCAAGTTGAGGAAGAGTTTTTGGATTGTGCCACGTGTCCTATGACTTTGGTTGACGGTGGAGATGGTGGTGAGAGTGTTTATATGTGTTGTGGCGGGGAGTTAGTTGCGATGAGGAGTCACACGTGGCAGAAGATGGGGAATGTTCCGGATGAGATACGCAACGTGGCGTATGTTGGAGCGTTCGATGGGTTTGTGGTTGTGATTGGATCAAGTGGATATGGGGAAGTGCATATGGGTTATGTTTTTGATGTGATGAGATGTAATTGGAGAAAACTGGATTATCCAGATGGGTTTAAGGGACATGTCCAAACCGGTTGTGTTTTAGAAATTTAG